One Rhodothermus bifroesti DNA window includes the following coding sequences:
- the rplA gene encoding 50S ribosomal protein L1 has translation MPKRGKRYLKALEIVQQAGGGPFTLEEAAELVKKTALAKFNESVDMDVRLGVDPRHADQMVRGTVALPHGTGKQVRVLVLADEGRWKEAEAAGADYVGLDQYIEQIQNGWLEFDVVIATPQVMSKIGRLGRILGPRGLMPNPKSGTVTEDVAEAVRQVKAGRIDFRVDKTGNLHVSIGKASFSSQQIRENAEAFLREVLRLRPPSVKGTYVRSITLSTTMGPAVPVDRSVVHTLR, from the coding sequence ATGCCTAAGCGTGGAAAACGATATCTAAAGGCCCTTGAAATTGTGCAGCAAGCAGGGGGTGGGCCTTTTACGCTGGAAGAAGCTGCAGAACTGGTTAAAAAAACGGCCCTGGCTAAGTTTAACGAATCGGTTGATATGGACGTGCGGCTGGGGGTTGACCCTCGGCATGCCGACCAGATGGTGCGTGGCACTGTGGCTTTACCCCATGGTACGGGGAAACAAGTGCGCGTATTGGTATTGGCCGATGAGGGTCGTTGGAAAGAAGCGGAAGCTGCAGGCGCCGATTACGTGGGACTTGACCAGTACATCGAGCAGATTCAAAATGGCTGGCTGGAGTTTGATGTTGTGATTGCCACACCTCAGGTGATGAGTAAGATTGGTCGCCTGGGGCGCATCTTGGGTCCACGTGGACTGATGCCCAATCCAAAGAGCGGTACGGTAACCGAAGACGTGGCTGAAGCTGTACGACAGGTTAAGGCAGGACGCATCGATTTCCGCGTTGACAAGACTGGGAATCTCCACGTATCTATTGGCAAGGCTTCGTTCTCGAGCCAGCAGATTCGCGAGAATGCCGAGGCGTTTTTGCGCGAAGTGTTGCGCCTGCGACCACCCAGTGTCAAAGGCACCTATGTGCGCTCGATCACGCTCTCGACCACGATGGGGCCAGCAGTGCCTGTAGATCGTAGTGTGGTGCATACGCTGCGCTAA
- the rplJ gene encoding 50S ribosomal protein L10 → MPLTKAQKAAVLEELSEKLAATPAIYLTYYSGLNVAQLSKLRRRFREEGVEFKVVKNTLLRIAMEQRGGYEALLPLLNGPTAVAFSHEPAAPARVLKKFLAEEGVELPRLKGAFIDGAVYGADALETLASLKSKDELIADIIGLVLSPARNVVGALQGPGQQLAALVKAIAEKAEA, encoded by the coding sequence ATGCCACTGACAAAAGCACAAAAAGCGGCTGTTCTGGAAGAGCTCAGCGAAAAGCTGGCTGCAACGCCAGCCATTTACTTGACCTATTATAGCGGGTTGAATGTGGCGCAGCTTTCGAAACTGCGGCGCCGCTTTCGTGAGGAGGGGGTGGAATTTAAGGTGGTTAAAAACACGCTGTTGCGCATTGCAATGGAGCAGCGGGGGGGGTATGAGGCGCTTTTGCCGCTCCTGAATGGGCCAACAGCCGTTGCGTTTAGCCACGAGCCAGCAGCCCCAGCGCGCGTGCTGAAGAAATTTTTGGCGGAAGAAGGGGTTGAGCTACCGCGGCTAAAGGGTGCCTTTATCGATGGCGCAGTCTATGGGGCCGACGCGCTGGAAACGCTGGCTTCACTTAAGTCGAAAGATGAGTTGATTGCCGACATTATCGGGCTGGTGCTCTCGCCTGCCCGTAATGTGGTCGGTGCGCTTCAAGGCCCAGGCCAGCAACTGGCCGCCTTGGTAAAAGCCATTGCAGAAAAAGCGGAAGCATAA